Proteins from a single region of Magnetococcales bacterium:
- a CDS encoding PAS domain S-box protein yields the protein MDISILLSVLAVGVLLGVLGTLRFARRHEHSVPFRGYCPTVDHEIRRRAAMLELVLDTIPVRVFWKDPQGRYLGCNRLFALDSGHQSSREVVGKTDREMPWSRDAEEYQLEDRKVLDSGTSLMNMERVRRTSSGERQWHRTSKVLLPGPGGETLGVLGIYEDITRRKEIEGCLREQEARMRMVLDSAGDGIITINCHGIIESFNRAATRLFGYSSREVIGLNVQCLMPEPFRERHDEHIERYIRTGVAHIIDHGRELRGRRKDGTEFPLFLTVSRIEIGGEFLFTGIIRDLTREKEKEAELLKLSSVVENNPNAIMITDLAGTIEYVNPQFVELTGYGVGDVVGRNPKILGSESDPEKYRHLWQTLKSGKIWRGEFFNRRKDGSHYWAGTTISPIVDREGKVIRYVGVSRDITRQKEDETRIREAESLKEKSDMLLMMSLESIRDGFAIFDKDGRLEIWNNAFHELHDKVAELIVAGTTYEDILRVAVERGQITKSAEYRDPLLEDRARRADRMVQTFEEEFSGNRWIRISESQMSDGSSVVVYSDITSLKIATAEAKAAARAKSEFLANMSHEIRTPMNAVIGLSHLCLQTQLTPRQQDYIQKVHNSATSLLRIINDILDFSKIEAGRLDMEAIEFTLDAVLDNMEAVMSLKAEEKNLRFLLLAAADIPPGLVGDPLRLGQVLINLVNNAIKFTEVGQVSVHVEVIDRGEHSVRLRFSVRDTGVGMSRQERERLFRPFSQADSSTTRRYGGTGLGLAISRRLIELMGGRIWAESESGRGSEFIFEVLLGISSKRVERNPVNALGPVVRVEAGASGSMPGCGCDVGATLSGARILLVEDNEINRQVARELLEQAQVTVLTAENGLAALEILEREVVDGVLMDVQMPVMDGITATRKIRADPRFKELPILAMTANAMADDREECLAVGMKEHIAKPVDPCEMLAKIARWIRPVHPGGARPENGLPEHKGLNEGMSLPEIPGMDTLGGLRRMGGNVAGYLGLLSKFCDNQRSACSAIESALAMADQETALRLAHTLKGVSATIGAVELTLAAGRLEKALRNGDEPAVYRPHLDLTSQRLEKSLGDIQRVLSRTKEDTVAVPVQAETPELIARRNDLLRLASRQLASYDAEVDHTLASLRDGLVNEALGSWMDRLERQVSRYDFEGAETTLNECLERLGIDRNIV from the coding sequence TTGGACATATCGATTCTGTTGTCGGTTCTGGCGGTGGGCGTGCTCCTTGGCGTTCTGGGAACCCTCCGGTTTGCACGGCGCCACGAACATTCTGTTCCGTTCAGGGGGTATTGCCCAACGGTCGATCACGAAATCCGCCGGCGGGCGGCCATGCTGGAACTGGTTTTGGACACCATTCCGGTGCGGGTGTTCTGGAAGGATCCCCAGGGGCGTTATCTTGGATGCAACCGGCTGTTTGCCCTGGATTCGGGACATCAATCCTCGCGAGAGGTCGTCGGCAAGACCGATCGGGAGATGCCTTGGAGTCGGGATGCGGAGGAATACCAGCTGGAGGACCGCAAGGTTCTCGATTCCGGGACGTCACTGATGAACATGGAACGGGTGCGCCGCACCTCCAGTGGCGAGCGACAATGGCATCGGACCAGCAAGGTATTGCTTCCGGGGCCGGGTGGCGAAACACTGGGGGTCCTGGGGATCTACGAAGACATTACCCGGCGCAAGGAGATCGAAGGGTGCCTGCGGGAACAGGAAGCACGCATGCGCATGGTGCTCGACAGCGCCGGCGACGGCATCATCACCATCAACTGTCACGGCATCATCGAATCGTTCAACCGGGCCGCCACGCGCCTGTTCGGGTACTCTTCCCGGGAAGTGATCGGGTTGAACGTCCAGTGTCTCATGCCGGAACCGTTTCGCGAGCGACACGACGAACATATCGAACGCTATATTCGCACCGGTGTCGCCCACATCATCGACCATGGTCGGGAGTTGCGTGGCCGGCGCAAGGATGGGACGGAATTTCCTCTGTTTCTGACCGTCAGTCGGATCGAGATCGGTGGCGAGTTTCTTTTTACCGGCATCATTCGCGACCTGACGAGGGAAAAGGAAAAAGAAGCCGAACTGTTGAAGCTGTCGAGTGTCGTCGAGAACAATCCCAACGCCATCATGATCACCGATCTTGCCGGAACCATCGAGTACGTCAACCCGCAGTTTGTCGAACTGACCGGTTACGGGGTCGGCGATGTGGTGGGCAGGAATCCGAAGATTCTCGGGTCGGAGTCGGATCCCGAGAAATACCGGCACCTGTGGCAGACCTTGAAGTCGGGCAAGATATGGCGGGGCGAATTTTTCAATCGCAGAAAGGACGGAAGTCATTATTGGGCGGGGACGACCATTTCCCCCATCGTCGATCGGGAGGGAAAGGTCATCCGTTATGTCGGGGTTTCGCGGGACATCACCCGGCAGAAGGAAGATGAAACAAGGATTCGGGAAGCGGAAAGCCTCAAGGAAAAGAGCGACATGTTGCTGATGATGTCGCTCGAATCGATCCGCGATGGTTTTGCCATTTTCGACAAGGATGGCCGGCTGGAAATCTGGAACAACGCTTTTCACGAGCTGCATGACAAGGTTGCCGAACTGATCGTCGCCGGGACGACCTATGAAGACATCCTCAGGGTGGCGGTGGAACGGGGGCAGATCACCAAATCTGCCGAATACCGCGATCCTCTGCTTGAAGACCGGGCCCGGCGCGCGGATCGGATGGTACAAACCTTCGAGGAGGAGTTCAGCGGTAATCGCTGGATCCGGATTTCGGAAAGCCAGATGTCGGATGGCAGCAGTGTTGTGGTCTACTCCGACATCACTTCGCTCAAGATTGCCACCGCCGAGGCGAAAGCGGCGGCACGGGCCAAGAGTGAATTCCTGGCCAACATGAGCCATGAAATAAGAACGCCGATGAATGCGGTCATCGGATTGTCTCATCTGTGTCTGCAAACGCAACTGACCCCGCGCCAGCAGGATTACATCCAAAAGGTTCACAATTCGGCAACCTCGCTCCTGCGCATCATCAACGACATTCTTGATTTTTCAAAAATCGAGGCGGGCCGGTTGGACATGGAGGCGATCGAGTTTACTCTGGACGCGGTGTTGGACAACATGGAAGCGGTGATGTCCTTGAAGGCCGAGGAGAAAAATCTGAGATTTCTTCTTCTGGCCGCCGCCGACATCCCTCCGGGCCTGGTGGGTGATCCATTACGTCTGGGGCAGGTATTGATCAATCTGGTCAACAACGCCATCAAGTTTACCGAGGTGGGGCAGGTCTCGGTTCACGTCGAGGTCATCGACCGTGGAGAACATTCGGTTCGCCTCCGTTTTTCGGTCCGGGATACCGGCGTGGGGATGAGCCGGCAGGAACGGGAACGATTGTTTCGTCCTTTTTCCCAGGCTGATTCATCGACGACCCGTCGTTATGGTGGCACAGGGCTTGGATTGGCGATCAGCCGCCGTCTCATCGAATTGATGGGGGGACGGATCTGGGCCGAAAGTGAATCGGGCCGGGGTTCGGAATTTATTTTTGAGGTTTTGTTGGGGATTTCATCCAAACGGGTGGAGAGAAACCCCGTCAACGCCCTGGGGCCGGTTGTTCGGGTCGAAGCCGGTGCGTCGGGATCCATGCCGGGCTGTGGTTGCGATGTCGGAGCGACACTTTCGGGGGCCAGGATTCTGTTGGTGGAAGACAACGAAATCAACCGGCAGGTCGCCAGGGAATTGCTGGAACAGGCGCAGGTGACGGTCCTGACGGCGGAAAACGGTCTGGCGGCCCTGGAAATCCTTGAGCGGGAGGTGGTGGACGGGGTGTTGATGGATGTGCAGATGCCGGTGATGGATGGCATTACGGCGACACGGAAAATCCGAGCCGATCCCAGGTTCAAGGAACTGCCCATTCTGGCCATGACCGCCAATGCGATGGCCGATGATCGCGAAGAATGCCTGGCGGTCGGCATGAAGGAACACATCGCCAAACCGGTGGATCCATGCGAAATGCTCGCCAAGATCGCTCGATGGATCCGACCGGTGCATCCGGGAGGGGCTCGGCCTGAAAACGGTTTGCCTGAACACAAGGGACTGAATGAGGGGATGTCCCTGCCCGAGATTCCGGGCATGGATACCTTGGGGGGATTGCGTCGGATGGGCGGCAATGTCGCGGGTTATCTTGGGCTTTTGTCCAAATTTTGCGACAACCAGCGTTCGGCCTGTTCCGCCATCGAATCGGCCTTGGCCATGGCCGATCAGGAAACGGCCCTCAGGCTTGCCCATACCCTGAAAGGGGTATCGGCCACCATCGGCGCGGTCGAATTGACCCTGGCCGCCGGAAGGCTGGAAAAAGCCCTGAGAAATGGCGACGAACCGGCGGTCTACCGACCACACCTCGACCTGACCTCCCAAAGGTTGGAAAAGTCGCTCGGGGATATTCAACGTGTCCTGTCCCGGACGAAGGAGGACACGGTTGCCGTGCCGGTCCAGGCGGAGACCCCGGAACTCATCGCCAGGAGAAACGACCTGCTGCGATTGGCTTCCCGGCAATTGGCCTCCTATGATGCCGAAGTGGATCATACCCTGGCCAGCCTGCGTGATGGCCTGGTCAACGAAGCGCTGGGTTCATGGATGGATCGATTGGAACGGCAGGTGTCCCGGTATGATTTCGAAGGGGCCGAGACGACGTTGAATGAATGTCTGGAACGATTGGGAATCGATCGGAATATTGTTTGA
- a CDS encoding type II toxin-antitoxin system HicB family antitoxin yields MNIQWNAVFKKVPEGYIGFIEELPGANTQGATLEETRANLEEAMEMVLEANRAMAEELLQGDGWIREPLAVAIA; encoded by the coding sequence ATGAACATCCAGTGGAACGCTGTTTTCAAGAAAGTCCCGGAGGGATATATCGGTTTTATCGAGGAACTTCCGGGAGCCAACACCCAGGGGGCAACATTGGAGGAGACGCGAGCCAATTTGGAGGAGGCAATGGAGATGGTTCTTGAAGCCAACCGGGCGATGGCTGAGGAGTTGTTACAGGGTGATGGATGGATTCGGGAACCTCTGGCCGTAGCCATTGCATGA
- a CDS encoding type II toxin-antitoxin system HicA family toxin: MKRRDLVRHLEKFGCALLREGNRHTLFVHRAKKKSSTVPRHNEINDNLAVKICKDLNIPKPDSIH; encoded by the coding sequence ATGAAACGACGTGATTTGGTACGCCACCTTGAAAAATTTGGGTGCGCGTTGTTGCGTGAGGGAAATCGGCACACACTGTTCGTTCATCGCGCGAAGAAGAAAAGCTCAACAGTTCCCAGGCATAATGAAATTAACGACAACCTTGCCGTGAAAATCTGCAAGGATCTGAACATACCTAAACCTGACTCTATCCATTGA
- a CDS encoding oxaloacetate decarboxylase, which yields MQSPHPSDRSNDVTTRNQEPAAKRLRTLLARPGIRIAPAVHDCLGALVAEQAGFDLIFSGGFGISASRLGLPDLGYLTATEMIDAARAIARATRLPVIADMDTGYGNPLNVARTVMEAVAAGVAGIILEDQAWPKRCGHMEGKQVIDPAEHVEKIAAARHAAGDSDLVIVARTDARAIHGLEDALKRGERYLAAGADLLFVEAPRSRDELECIARHFPGHHLFANIIEGGKTPNLSARELETMGYKVVVFALSGLFAATEALQNCFAHLKHFGTTEGLAHRMDFAGFEKVIGLDRHRALEKKLMPRSDTSC from the coding sequence ATGCAATCGCCCCATCCTTCGGACAGGAGCAATGATGTGACCACCAGGAACCAGGAACCTGCGGCAAAACGGCTGCGAACCCTGTTGGCCCGACCCGGAATCCGGATCGCCCCGGCGGTTCATGATTGTCTTGGCGCCCTCGTCGCCGAACAGGCGGGATTCGACCTGATTTTTTCGGGAGGTTTTGGCATTTCCGCCTCGCGCCTGGGGCTGCCGGACCTGGGATATCTGACCGCCACCGAAATGATCGACGCCGCCCGGGCCATCGCCAGGGCAACCCGTTTACCGGTCATCGCCGACATGGATACCGGATACGGCAATCCGCTGAACGTGGCGCGAACGGTCATGGAAGCGGTTGCGGCTGGCGTTGCCGGAATTATTCTCGAAGACCAGGCATGGCCGAAACGCTGCGGTCACATGGAAGGAAAACAGGTCATCGACCCGGCGGAACATGTCGAAAAAATTGCCGCCGCCCGCCATGCCGCCGGCGACAGCGACTTGGTGATCGTCGCCCGTACCGACGCCCGGGCCATTCATGGCCTGGAGGATGCCCTGAAACGGGGCGAACGGTATCTGGCCGCCGGGGCCGACCTGTTGTTCGTCGAGGCGCCGCGCTCCAGAGACGAGTTGGAATGCATCGCACGCCATTTCCCCGGCCATCACCTTTTCGCCAACATCATCGAAGGTGGAAAAACGCCCAACCTTTCGGCCAGGGAACTCGAAACGATGGGATACAAGGTGGTTGTCTTCGCCTTGTCCGGGTTGTTCGCGGCCACCGAGGCGTTGCAGAACTGTTTCGCCCACCTGAAACATTTCGGGACGACCGAAGGGCTGGCCCACCGGATGGATTTTGCCGGTTTCGAAAAGGTGATCGGTCTCGACCGGCATCGCGCCCTGGAGAAAAAACTGATGCCCCGGTCCGACACGTCCTGTTGA